caataaagtacatctatctgtcaactatctatctattgtTCTCTGGTACATGAGGCGtcttttgcacttctgtccgtccttgtagagggattcctcacatgtgtctctctctgaggtttctaaatattttcctctgtaaaaaaatgttttcactcttgctgagggtgAAGGGCAGAGAATGTCCCACCTTGTTAAGCTCTAAGAGGGaaattgggatttgtgaatTTGGGCTTcacaaatataatttgtatgATAGTAAATgatattttcattaaaatgtttagctctgttgtgtgtgttggattgcATGAGAAGGCCTCTACCTTCTTCCAGTAACGGTCATCACCATTGTGTCGTTCCACTCGTACCCGGTTAGGATGTAGAAAGAAGTTATAAACGTTGCcttcacagaaaaaaagagagaagtcaCCAAACGTCTTCAAAGGTCAAAGTAGTTTGAGTTCATCATTTATAGTAGTTCACTTCTGTCTTCTGTGAAGTGGGTGCAGTTTGACTCACAGCAGATCTGCTGCGATACACAGGAAGGCTGATGCCGCACACAGTTTTGTCAAGCACCCCTTCAAGATCATGACAGCTGTGGAGCGTTGGTCTAGTCGCCTGTTTAAaggaaaaacatgaacaaagcaGGATGagctttacatttaaatacaatgCTGTGATACTTGCTCGACTTTGACTGTTATTTAGAAATCTAGTTGAGTTTGAACTTTTAGCGTTTATTGTCAGTGCTGCGTGCTCTGATTGAAGCGTTGTCCCCCTCACGACCCACACATCCTGTGTGGTATTCAAATCCTCTAGACAATTTcagttctgtttctgttttgtgaCCGGAGGCGTTGTTGTAGTTTTGACAAATATAAATTTAATAAACGTTAGGGTTAGGCTTAATTTGTATCATTCATTTGGGGCCAAATGTCTCAGCattaatgtttttcataaaatgaaacggaattttctttattacttTTGACCTGTGTGGTTGGCAGTAAAGTGGTCACTGAGTGCAGATCGGTGTTGGGACATGATAGAACataggaaaagatggagaatatccctCATATGtaattaagaataaaaaaatgatatgtTTACATCACCTCTGTAATAGTCATCCTGGAGAAGGAGAGGCCAGGAGGATAATGCATTGTGAGGCTGGTGTTGTATGAGTCATCACCATAATTAGACAGTTTTACAGTCACGTTGAAGTAACTATCTTCTGCCACCAATAAGGCCGGGGTCCTAGGAGACACAGAGTACTTCTTACTGGTTGCACGATGCCAATATTACAGTTGCTGCCCTGTGTTTGATCACATGTCAAACGTACATGAAGTTGAAATCCACCTCCAGTTCAGCAACACAGTTGTCGTTTTTTGCACATTGCTTTTCAAAGGGAACCTGTAGAAAAAAGATTGCTTCTTATTTTAAAAAACAGGGCTAAAGCAGATAGTTGCACTACATGTTTTACTTAAATGAtaacaaaacatgcaaatgaaaCAATTTGAGTTAAACATGAACAGTACAAAAAAAGGGTTAGAAAACTTTATGTATAGCATTTAGGTTTATTTAATGTCGAAATGAGAAACTATAACGTTTTCATATCGCTCCACACAGATATGTTGATGTTCCTTTCTCCTTAGCAGAAGCTTGTGTGAAGTTTTAAGTCACTTGATCTATATACATCATGATTTATTCAAAAAGTCCAGTTCACATTTTGCTTTTATCGATAGAATTGTTTTCCACCACAGTCATTCATAATGGTTTTCCCATTATATTTCAGCATTTCCACTACGTTTTTTTGAAAATTGCAatttgaaaatatgtttaaaatcaGGAGGATTTTGTGGGACATCCATTTCATCTTAGTCTGTAAGGAGACAAGAATACAAGGATACAGCTCTGTGTGACGGCCTGCAGCCATCTGCAGTGCAAATACCTCAACAGTAGCCGACCTTCTGCTGTCCACGTTCAGGACGGCACTCGCACTCTCACTGTCGACTTGGGAAAAATTGAATTTGATGATGATGGGTGAAAAAGTGTCTTTCAGACATTTCTATGAGAAAGGAAAAGAGGTCATCTGCATATTGTTGAAGACATATTCACAAAGCAGAGATTTTTCATTTTAGAAATTGATTTCAGCATGAACATGAGAAAGATGACTTGAGAGTTTTATCAGTTAAATATATCATGATGTCACAAAAAAGGTATTGCTCCATGGAGAGGTGGGTCGGTGAGTATTTGagtttgaaaaacaacaacaacagaaaccaAGTAAATCAAAGCATGCAGCAGATTTCAATACTGTTAGCAAacatttcagtgttttcctCAGAGGCACATTTCTGTGACCTGAGACAAAGTGTTAAGAACCTTAGGTGAATTGTAAAAACACAACTATACACAATTTGGATGCGTCTGTTGCAGAGGTCATGTGCTCAAAGCAGAGGTCCTCAATTTTTTTCTGGCCAAGGTCTCCCATAGAAAATATTGAGAGGATCCCTCACACATTTTCCTTGGAATAATTGGACACAGCCTGCTTTTCATATTTCTACAAGTTTTGTGAGAACGACTAAAAACATTTCTTAGAAAGACGTTCAACGTGTATTAAGATTGTTGTCAACACAGAATATCCATATATCATGATAATTTTAATGAGCGAATTTCCATCAACCCCCCAGGATCCTCTGATCCCAATTTCACAACCACTGGTGTTGGTTATGGAAGCAATTTACTAATTTACTAGCTAAGGTGTAGCGACATGGATGAAATTTATACACAAGTGATAGGTGATCTAAAACATATGTGTAGAGTATAAGTGTGAATGAATTGGTCTCCATACAGGCATGTTGACAGGGAGCTTGAAGCAGGTTTCATTAGCCGTCAGATCGCAGGAGGAAGTTAGACTCCTGGCTTTCTTGTCATTTCCAAAGAAACCTCGGTAGGTTTGTCTCACTGGATCCACATTAAGTATGTATGAGATGTTCAGTCCTGAGCTCATCACGTCTATGAGGACACACAGCAAGATTAAAGTACCTCATTGATAGGGTGTGCACTATTGGCAGCTCTTAATAAATCTGTTCATTGGCTCCGGTACTTACCGGCTTTGCTCTTTGTGCTTTCTACCATTTCAAAGCAGACTTGTAAGGTCCCCATGGGTAAATCACCATCTGTTTTGTCCACACAGTTAATCTTCTCAGTGCTTATTTCCttaggaagaaaagagagatgtGCGGTGACGTTGAAGACAGGACGGGACCTGAGAGATATTGAGTAAAGATACAAATTTATGAAATTAATtttaagaaatacaaaatgtattattagaCTGTGGTGGAAAATTGGTCGACAAACGAGGTTCTGAGACAAGTTGTCTTTGTAAGTTTATTTGTAAAAGctgtctgcagaaaggatcacacAGGCAAGTTGGAGGTTGAAAGTGAGATGAAGGTTACCTCCTGACCCAAAATACCCAGGTGGgtggtgtgtgtgaatgtattgtCTGTGATTGGAACATATAGTCTGTAACAGTGCATCCTAAATGTGTTAGAGAGGAAATAGTATCATGTATGGTTAAGTGTTCTTCAAAAAAAGGACGAACACAGTCCAACCACAGACTAAAGCAAAGGTCACTAGATTTCAGATGAACTCAGGATCAACTTCTGCAATACATGAAAAGACAATGGGCTCACATGCTAGAAAGTGGCTGCACCATACAGTTTATGTTGAGGTGTGCCCTAGATGGAAATGTTGTACGGATAAACTAAGAAGTTATTAAGTAAATTTCCATTACAAGATGCTTATTTCTAAAGGATGATGGTACACTAGTGCATAGAGTTGAATCATATTTTGGTAGGTCGTATAGCAGACGGTTGATATTAGTGCCTTCAGACCTGATTTACACCTGCCTGGATGAAAACCctgctggtgttttttttcattattgtgaaaatattgCAACTGCAACAAAAACGGACCTATATTTGGAAATCAGCTTATGAAACATTTTCTAGATGtattgtgtatttgtctgtgaACAGATTTGATATTCTAATTTCTTCATTCATAACATTTAATTCATATGTTATAGGTTACTTACAGTGCTAAGTAGGTTTTCAGGTTAGGTGTTCACTCAGAAACCCTTTttatctgattctgattcagacTTGGCCATACTCGgtaaggttcagtgtgtagtatttagtgacatctagtgatgaagttgcatattgcagctgaataccactCACTACACTCTCCCATTATAAACATGACAAAGAACCTCTgttaaccttcagttgtcataataaCTCAACAGTGTTAAGTtggtccagtctgggctactgtaaaaaaacatggcaaaacatttaaatatagggGGCCCATTCtaaggtaaataaaacaatgattCGTACAACTTAGATGAACCACACTCATGAAAACATCAccatgattatattatattcactttctgccaatagatcctttcacctaaatctaaaACACTGACCCTTTAATGTGCACAGTATCCATACCTCAAGACAACAGCCATGCCCTGTGATCCGATCAAAATATCTGGAAGTCCGTCCTCTCCGAGGTCAATGCGCCCATCAATGGCCTGTCCGAAGAATCTCATCTCAGGTCCAAATTCCTGTCCCATGATTCTCTGGAATAACAGATTGGAAAATTGAAAGTGTGCAAAAAATTTAAGTTACCCATTAGAGAGGTGGTGGAAACAGATGATGCTCGATAGATGGGGCAACATCTACGAAACCACACTGCAGCCACTATGCTCACTACCAAAAAGGAGCCATAAGGATCATAAATGATGTTGGATATCAGGGAgaaatctagtggtgaagtgtcatgtgctgaatacccctcacctccccctccccttccaaacatgatagAGAACCTATGTTAACCTTcacttgtcataaaaactcaaaggttgTTTAGTTTGTCTGGACATggctactacaagaaacatggcGGCTTCCATAGATAGGACTGAATATttacaatgtgttttttctacTTCATTTGttgttaattaattattttgtgatttttcctataaatgtattgtattctatctttttaaaacatttgaaattaaCTTAACTAAACTAAACACAAAAGTTTTGGAAGTTATAGCTGAAACAACTGAAAAATGTTCCGATGATAATATCGTCCTTTAGAAGATGTGagtttttgtttgattcaaAAGAAAGTTTTATACTGTGTAATGGGGAATAAATACATATCTATCAAAGATTTTGACAGGAAATTAGGAAGAGTCAACAAACGTCCCCATGGTGGATTTGACCTGGTGCAATTGTGGTTCATCTTAATGCTGTATTCACTGGGTTTCCTTGATGCACCACTGGTTGATGTGTGGTTGATGAATCTACCCACAGCATGTCAGTGATGAGCTCACCTGGCTGAAAGTGCTGTGTATGCCATTGCGTCTGTCACCAAGGTAGATGTACACAGCCCCTCTGTTATCATCCTCAAGGGGGGCTCCAACAGCAACGTCTCGGAGTTCGTCTCCGTTAAGATCCGCAAGGCTGGAAATGGTGGTGCCAAATCTGCCCATGGATGCTGTCACATTTAGTACAGTTTCCAGTTGTATCTGTAGAAGTCAAttcattatgaaaacaaatgcatCAATTAAAAAAGTGAAGGAAACAAATCAGAAGCTTTATCGCTGCCCCCACCTTCTCAGACAGAATGTAGACATAGATCCGGCCTTCTTTCTTCTCATAGGGCTGATAGAACAGGGGAGCTCCCAccaacaggaagtcagtgttACCATCTGAGTCGATATCTACTGAGCACAGCTCTGCTCCAAAGTAGGAGCCAATCTGAAAATGTGGAGCATACAAATGCAGAGTGTGTCTAAACATACACTtgctaaaacatttttgaaaaacctACATATATTTGAGTAGAGTAAGGTTAAATATGTATTGTGCTTCCAAGagctctttaattttctcacacttttacttaaaaaaagaaaaaagaagagtggCCAGTGCAAGGGAGTTTTCTGGTTTCCTCTCCAAAACCTCAAAAATAGTGCAACTTTGCTGCATGATGATTTAGCTGATGTCCTTGATTGCTTCAACGAAAAACACTACTAAAAGTGCCTGGTCACCTGTTACATGAAGCTTTTTGAGTGACTTTGCAAAGTAAAAGCTGATGTCTCTTCACAGTAGATGCATATGTGAGGGGTTATAGCAATGCTGTCTCAGGGGTGAAAGTAAACCTGCACCTTGTACACATTCTTGTTCGTCATTGAACAGCTACTTTAATGAAAAATGACCAAAAGAAGATTGATACAGCCTCTAAGGGCTGCTTAACAAAAGGACATTCGTTAACTTGCACTGGCAGATTAAGCAGAATTACCACGTTAAGCAAAacgtttttatgttattatgtTTCGATAACTTATATTATAAACGACCTTTTCAAGACAGTGTACCTACCTGGGTACCATTTAGTGTTTGGGCTGCGGCCCAATTACCAGCATCACGTCTGAAAAGTACGACCTGTCCTGTGTGCTCAAATCTTGGTGCACCCGCAAAGTATAGAGAAGCATTGTCCCTCTTGCCAACAGAGATGGAGTATCCTGCAACAGTGACCGTCACTTACAACACAAAATGTCACTCACACgaaatgttcatttttaagAAGTTCAGTGCTTTACAATACAAAGCTATTTTAACTGTCAGTTACATCGCCATTTACCTTTGCATATCTCCTGCcaaaataaactattttaaTAAAGGGGCAGGTGATATGGTAATGATTTGTATATGACTTTACCCATGTAGGAGTCCTTCTTCATTGGTGGATCTtcaatttgtgtttcttttccttcATGGATCTCTCTGAGAGAGCCCCCCCAGCTCTTTGAGCCCACTGAACCCAGGATCAATGTATTCTGTCAACAGAGAAATGCAGGTCTAGTCagagcacagagaaaagtggAGCTACCAGTGGGTGCTGTGTCGACTGCTCAGCACAAAATTGTTGTTTCATCCAGAAAAAACTATGGAAGATTGTAAACAGTGGTCCCTCAACAAGACAACCGCTTTGTTCAGGATGGATTTAACTCTACTGTTTGTCTGCCCCTGTGAATAGAATCCACTGGGATTTAGAATGTgctcagatttttttcttttttcactttacTCACGTTATAGACGACAGCACTGAATCCACTCTGAGCCATTTCCTCCGTCAAGTCTCCTCCTCGAGCCACACTGGAGCCTAAATATGGAACAAAACTAGTTCACTAGTATTGGTGTGTATATGCTATGGTTTTTGTTATAACAGTGTTTCatagagaggaaaataaaatatccaATATCACCTTCCATTTTAAAAATCCTTTTTTGAAACTTTTCCAGTATTCCTTCCAGTCCGTTGTAGTCCTCGATTTTAAAGGCATATTGGTCTGCTGGTTTTGAAGCAATGTCTGTGAATTTTTCTAACTTAGCGTACTTGACCTGAAATCAGAATGCAGTTTGATATCATGACCCACATCTTAGTCTGAGGTCGTAAAGAGTCACAGCACAGGCTGAAAGGCTGAGCTCTAACGTGATTGTTACACTACCATTTAAAGAGAAAAGACTTTAGCGTTGCTGGTAAAACATTTCAGTTCTTTTCTGAGAAGTGCAAATTTGCATCTCAGTAGGAGTTCCATGAGCtgaatgtctgtctgtatgttgaATGCATATCCTGTGAACCAGAATTTTGACATGCAATGCgttcaatataaatacaaatgggataaacaggtgaccagcaCTCTGTAGCAGTCAGAAGGGGCGGGACAGTGTGCCCTCAGTCTGTTTATCAGAttcaacatgtcttcttctaagTCTTAGAGTCTAATTCCTCTGAAAATCAAAAACAGCAGTCAAAACTGCCACCAGATTATTTTGATGACCTGAGGCAAACATTCATAGCAGTACcattcacagaatcacttcCTTTTCAGGAGTTCGTCTTTAGAGTTAAAGCACAATGttggttttgttgctgcaatgcttcaTATCAAGCTGAACTGCAGAGCTTTTGGTTTTTACAAGTTGTGAACTTGGATCTGAAGATGgatgcttaacagacctctgtAATAGCGGACATGAAATCCATTATATTATAACTGCAGGCTTTTTTTAATGCCTAATACAAATATCCCAGGTTAACAAGGAACCTGTGGCAGACTATCAAATTCAGgcagggttttcttttttggcaCAAAAAACACTAGAAGTCACCTCTATGAGATCTCCATGCTCCATTCTTTCTTCGAGAATAAGTAGCAGAAGTCAAAATTTGAGAAATATCCTATATTACCCGAGTTCACCCTATGtatagatatacagtatataaaacTAGTAATACATATAAGAGAGTAATAAAACATATCATATCATCTTACCCCAATGACAAAGCGAATGATCTGTTTCTCATCATATTTTTCAATAGTCCCATTGTTTCTGTCACTGGGATCACCATCTGTGATTATTACCAGAACCTTAATTGCATCAGGAGAGGCACCTGCAGTTGTGTTTTCCAAGATATTtttcctgaaacaaacaaatagtaAAGTAGTTTCTTAAATGCTCGGAATAAACAAAACTCCatctataaatatgaataaatcgGCAATTATAACTTAAATAACATGCTCATTATCTCAATGTGGCACTGGACCAGCTCAGGATCAGTAATGTCAACATGATTCCTTGAACATCCCAGATTGAGAGTTTGaaactgtatgtttaaaatcacTGAACTCACAACACAAATTCGAGGGCTCCATGTGTGTTGGTCAGATCCTCCATGTGGGGTTCTTTCCTAAGTTTTTCAAGAGCGCTACCATCTTGATAGTCGTTGAAGTCAAATACTGTCCTGTGGTTTGAGGAGAACTGAACTGCTGAGAACTGGAAAAATGCATGAAACAGACAACACAATACAATTTAACATAACACCCTTTGTATATAATTCAACAAATAAAAGTCATGAACATCTTTATGTTGCAGTGGAGCAGTGACCTTGATTGATGTGTTCTTAAGGCTGTACATTATATCCACTATGAAATCTTTAGTTTTGTCGAACTCAGTTCCGGTCATACTGCCTGATCCATCAACAAGAAAGACAAGGTCCACTGTCTTTTTGGTACATTCTGAAAAGTAATTTATGtatgataaatacattttgttcagacaaaaacatgaagaaCAAGATGTGAGCAATGGAGACATTTCcagtctttcatcatctcttaCCTTGGAAAGCAGGAGTGAAATTGGAGGTTGTCTGAAGACTATATGTCATGTTGTAACACACACTGTTCAGATAGGAGTTGTCATTACATTCATGGGCTACACTTGGGCTGCAGACCTAAGTCAAACATAAGAGGTAAAGGGAATTAGATTAATCACATTGATTTGTAATGGTTTTATCTAATTATTGGCCTCTGTGATTTTCTTACAATGAACTGGGAGCTTGTGGAGTCTGCGGCGATCGACAGGCCGAGGAGCTTCACTGGTAACGTTTCGTTTTTCACAGTAATGTCTGAAACAGTATTTAATTAGTACTAGAATAATGCAAAGCATTTCAGCTACATTATCAAGTCTCTATTTTAGGCCTCACATTTCTGTATTGTGGAGAAGTGTACTTTGTGTCTGGTTAATTGTGTAACATTGACTGTATTCAACACTGTATTTGTATACCTTCAGCATTGAAACACTGGTTGCTTTGGTTTTTGTAAGGTCTGCATACTCCTCCAGATCCATTGAGCTGCAGCGGCGCAGTGACGATTATCCTGAGAACGAGGTGAACAACCATGAAAACAGTCGTCTGAACCACTGAAGTAATCACGGTGGCAGGAGCAGCACCAtttcaacacaaagaaaaggctctctgtgtgaagcaggatgtgAAGTCATCCTTTTGTGATGAACAGCAAAATATGGATGCATCCGTcaaagtgatcaacaataacgTCTGACAGTTCATTACACCTCTGCAGTAGAAGGAAACCTCATTTATCTTCCGCATCTAGAGTCATAAGGATTACATCGATATCAGCAACAGTAATAATCAACTGAACCTCCAGGTTGAACATGCAAACTTACCCTTTGTCTGTGCCAGACGTGAACTGAAGCACTTTGTATCCAAAGAAATCTTTCTTTTCACCAGCATAGACATCGGGATTTGTTGCATCAATGTTGAAAGCCAAAGAAAGAGGGGTGGCtgcaattaaaacaaaattacttgtttttttttcttgcaagCTTTAATATAATTCGGTAGTAGTAATTATAATCAACAATCTAAAAATTGCATTTAAACTTGTTTAAGACTCAACATTACACAATCATTTTTTCAGATTTAACAAAATATTCTGCACAAAAAGTAGATAGAAAGTTAAATGATACCCAAGTGAATCTGAGACAACTGGTTTCATATCCATCCAATATCATGCTCTTAcacatattaatatttatttcctaaaacacgtacacacatactTACATACTTACCTGGATAGTTTGATATACATAGTATAATATAACATAGTCAGGCTCTTTAATATCATAGCAAGTCTCAcaataaaaggttaaaaaaggaTCAGAATTAATGcagcagaaaaatgtattaaatttcTACATCTTCTTCCTTGTCCAAACCCACTGCAACCCAAATGGTGACAGTTCctcttcattttcaaactgatctTCGGCTAAACTATCACTGGCATCATATGATCTTCTTGACTTTTCACATTCTGTAGATTCACTGATGTGAAAAATAATGTTCACAGCATGAAAAGCGAAAAAACTATTTTCGTCCCAAGGTTTGCTGGGTAACGTGATGAAGTTGCGCCCAAGGTTTTCTGTGTAATTTAGAGCCATTTTGTTGTCTGTTTTGAGCTACAAAAACAAAACGGAACACAAACTTGTGTTTCCGACTTCAGGAATTGTTTTCTGCGTTTAAATGCAATTCCCTCATTGGTGACCCC
This is a stretch of genomic DNA from Pleuronectes platessa chromosome 3, fPlePla1.1, whole genome shotgun sequence. It encodes these proteins:
- the LOC128437241 gene encoding integrin alpha-M, whose translation is MWKMRDQHHIFLFTYMVALATPLSLAFNIDATNPDVYAGEKKDFFGYKVLQFTSGTDKGIIVTAPLQLNGSGGVCRPYKNQSNQCFNAEDITVKNETLPVKLLGLSIAADSTSSQFIVCSPSVAHECNDNSYLNSVCYNMTYSLQTTSNFTPAFQECTKKTVDLVFLVDGSGSMTGTEFDKTKDFIVDIMYSLKNTSIKFSAVQFSSNHRTVFDFNDYQDGSALEKLRKEPHMEDLTNTHGALEFVLKNILENTTAGASPDAIKVLVIITDGDPSDRNNGTIEKYDEKQIIRFVIGVKYAKLEKFTDIASKPADQYAFKIEDYNGLEGILEKFQKRIFKMEGSSVARGGDLTEEMAQSGFSAVVYNNTLILGSVGSKSWGGSLREIHEGKETQIEDPPMKKDSYMGYSISVGKRDNASLYFAGAPRFEHTGQVVLFRRDAGNWAAAQTLNGTQIGSYFGAELCSVDIDSDGNTDFLLVGAPLFYQPYEKKEGRIYVYILSEKIQLETVLNVTASMGRFGTTISSLADLNGDELRDVAVGAPLEDDNRGAVYIYLGDRRNGIHSTFSQRIMGQEFGPEMRFFGQAIDGRIDLGEDGLPDILIGSQGMAVVLRSRPVFNVTAHLSFLPKEISTEKINCVDKTDGDLPMGTLQVCFEMVESTKSKADVMSSGLNISYILNVDPVRQTYRGFFGNDKKARSLTSSCDLTANETCFKLPVNMPKCLKDTFSPIIIKFNFSQVDSESASAVLNVDSRRSATVEVPFEKQCAKNDNCVAELEVDFNFMTPALLVAEDSYFNVTVKLSNYGDDSYNTSLTMHYPPGLSFSRMTITEATRPTLHSCHDLEGVLDKTVCGISLPVYRSRSAATFITSFYILTGYEWNDTMVMTVTGRSDNANITENNTLTKSIPVQIEIKMGLTVKEGSTTYLNFTAEEAAPKKIEIIYKIDNPGFKAFPVNVSLFFPTQLEHNFEMKDYQVSVQQNKTQCRIPDLKTDHCSPGEPWKIIACDTFILDKESSTEFTLSGEAHFRDLKKHAENTAFLKRYTGDSGEVKFKSSIGVEFDGRQYVLVSRKQERNDGFMEMSHKTCSWKDNDPTMKWSKVRDELIILPNRLLIIFTGVGLGLLFLIITTIIMWKLGCFKRKTFYEEEETDVVLLAYTPKESAFDPIVLSTTIQS